In Morococcus cerebrosus, a single genomic region encodes these proteins:
- the gatA gene encoding Asp-tRNA(Asn)/Glu-tRNA(Gln) amidotransferase subunit GatA: MTQYTLKQASQLLQSKQISAVELATEYLAAIAAQNPAINGYITLDQDKTLAEARAADARIAQGNATALTGVPIAYKDIFCQTGWRSACSSKMLDNFVSPYTATVVQNLLDEGMVTLGRTNMDEFAMGSTNETSFYGATKNPWNPEHVPGGSSGGSAAVVAARLAPVALGSDTGGSIRQPASHCGITGIKPTYGTVSRFGMVAYASSFDQAGPMAQTAEDCAILLNAMASFDERDSTSLERSKEDYTRDLDKPLKGMKIGLPKEYFGEGADADVQAALQNVINLLKAQGAETIEVSLPQTALSIPAYYVLASAEASTNLSRYDGVRYGHRAAQFGDLEEMYSNTRAEGFGSEVKRRIMIGTYVLSHGYYDAYYLKAQKLRRLVANDFQTAFAQCDFILAPTAPTAAPKLGSDIHDPVQMYLSDIYTIAVNLAGLPALTLPAGFSSSGLPIGVQFIGNHFSEAKILGAAHQVQLASDWHTQTPDGKA, from the coding sequence ATGACCCAATACACCCTCAAACAAGCCAGCCAACTGCTGCAATCCAAACAAATCTCCGCCGTCGAACTGGCAACCGAATACCTCGCCGCCATTGCTGCACAGAACCCGGCCATCAACGGCTACATCACCCTCGACCAAGACAAGACCCTCGCCGAAGCCCGTGCCGCCGACGCGCGCATTGCGCAAGGTAATGCCACCGCGCTTACCGGCGTACCCATCGCCTACAAAGATATTTTCTGTCAAACAGGTTGGCGCAGTGCGTGTAGCTCCAAAATGCTGGACAACTTTGTTTCCCCCTACACTGCCACCGTCGTCCAAAACCTGCTCGACGAAGGCATGGTAACGCTCGGTCGTACCAATATGGACGAGTTTGCCATGGGCTCGACCAATGAGACCTCGTTCTACGGCGCGACTAAAAACCCGTGGAATCCCGAACACGTCCCAGGCGGTTCATCCGGCGGTTCCGCAGCGGTCGTTGCCGCACGCCTTGCTCCTGTCGCACTCGGTTCAGATACCGGCGGCTCTATCCGCCAGCCTGCTTCACACTGTGGCATCACCGGTATCAAACCCACCTACGGCACGGTTTCCCGCTTCGGCATGGTTGCCTACGCATCCAGTTTCGACCAAGCAGGCCCAATGGCGCAAACCGCCGAAGACTGCGCGATTTTGCTTAATGCGATGGCGAGCTTTGACGAGCGCGATTCCACCAGCTTGGAACGCAGCAAAGAAGACTATACCCGCGACTTGGACAAACCGCTCAAAGGCATGAAAATCGGTCTGCCTAAAGAATATTTCGGCGAAGGCGCGGATGCTGATGTGCAGGCTGCTTTGCAAAACGTCATCAACCTTTTAAAAGCACAAGGCGCGGAAACCATTGAAGTTTCCCTGCCGCAAACCGCCCTGTCCATCCCCGCTTACTATGTCCTCGCTTCCGCCGAAGCCAGCACCAATCTTTCCCGCTACGACGGCGTGCGCTACGGCCACCGCGCCGCCCAATTCGGCGATCTTGAAGAAATGTACAGCAATACCCGTGCCGAAGGTTTCGGCAGCGAAGTCAAACGCCGCATCATGATTGGCACTTATGTGTTGTCGCACGGCTACTACGATGCCTATTACCTGAAAGCCCAAAAACTGCGCCGCCTTGTTGCCAACGATTTTCAGACGGCCTTCGCGCAATGTGATTTCATCCTCGCGCCGACTGCGCCCACCGCCGCCCCCAAACTCGGCAGCGACATCCATGATCCCGTGCAGATGTACCTTTCCGACATCTACACCATCGCCGTGAATCTAGCCGGCTTGCCCGCCCTGACCCTGCCCGCAGGTTTCAGCAGCAGCGGACTGCCCATCGGCGTGCAGTTCATCGGCAACCACTTCTCCGAAGCCAAAATCCTTGGTGCGGCGCATCAAGTACAGTTGGCAAGTGATTGGCACACCCAAACCCCTGATGGAAAAGCATAA
- a CDS encoding VirK/YbjX family protein, translated as MPEQFVFPDFKTVYKNAPKFQIQHLKFTLRKLFARRQIKDFETFVNASALRRVFFQKLPQDAYPLIHAFIDKRFDRQRRLQAMKEDLLAAEKLFGQETLTGMETREFHIVLAHLSDDLTLWLNRNDNCVDEGMWSLSLRDNEGKRLYMATFALVDGKLLVASIQGPAGEEAKNLVRSLTKQLHGLRPQQLMVTALQYFSASLKLGGVIGIAQGHQVKLRWRLKKRVKMNYDLFWQENGATLESDGYWHLPQTPPRKDLAEIESKKRSMYRKRYQMLDNMATEMQACFQKT; from the coding sequence ATGCCGGAGCAGTTTGTTTTTCCAGATTTCAAAACCGTGTATAAAAACGCTCCAAAATTTCAAATCCAACATTTGAAATTTACCTTGCGCAAGTTGTTTGCACGGAGGCAGATTAAGGATTTTGAGACCTTTGTCAATGCTTCCGCACTACGTCGTGTTTTTTTCCAAAAGCTGCCACAAGATGCCTATCCTTTGATTCATGCCTTTATTGATAAGCGTTTTGACAGACAGCGCAGACTGCAAGCTATGAAAGAAGACCTGTTGGCAGCCGAAAAACTGTTCGGACAGGAAACACTTACCGGTATGGAGACTCGCGAATTCCATATCGTCTTAGCACATCTTTCAGACGACCTGACTTTGTGGCTGAACCGGAACGATAATTGCGTGGATGAAGGAATGTGGTCGCTATCCTTGCGCGATAACGAAGGAAAACGTCTCTACATGGCAACCTTCGCTCTAGTTGACGGTAAACTGCTGGTCGCTTCTATCCAAGGCCCCGCAGGGGAAGAAGCCAAAAACCTTGTCCGCAGCCTGACCAAACAACTCCACGGCCTGCGCCCGCAGCAACTGATGGTAACCGCCCTACAATATTTTTCGGCATCACTCAAGTTGGGTGGCGTTATCGGCATTGCCCAAGGGCATCAGGTCAAACTGCGCTGGCGGCTGAAGAAACGGGTCAAAATGAATTACGACCTGTTTTGGCAGGAAAACGGCGCAACGCTCGAAAGCGACGGCTACTGGCATCTGCCGCAAACCCCGCCGCGAAAAGACTTGGCGGAAATCGAAAGCAAAAAACGATCGATGTACCGCAAACGTTACCAAATGCTGGATAACATGGCGACTGAGATGCAGGCTTGCTTTCAGAAGACTTGA
- the gatB gene encoding Asp-tRNA(Asn)/Glu-tRNA(Gln) amidotransferase subunit GatB produces the protein MTWETVIGLEIHVQLNTQSKIFSGASTAFGAEPNAHASVVECALPGVLPVMNREVVEKAIKLGLALDAKINQKNVFDRKNYFYPDLPKGYQISQLDLPIVEHGKLEIVVGDDVKTINVTRAHMEEDAGKSVHEGLNGATGIDLNRAGTPLLEVVSEPEMRSAAEAVAYAKALHSLVTWLDICDGNMAEGSFRIDANVSVRPKGQAEFGTRREIKNLNSFRFLEQAINYEVEAQIEILEDGGKVQQATMLFDPEKGETRVMRLKEDAHDYRYFPDPDLLPVIISDDRLQKAKAEMPELPKEMAARFVADYGVSDYDARLLTASRVQAAYFEEAAKASGQGKLTANWMNGELAATLNKEGMELADSPITTPRLAALVGKIADGTLSSKLAKKAFEAMWAEPEATIAEIIEKHGLQQMTDTGAIEAMVDEVLANNAKAVEQFKSGNEKALNAIVGQVMKASKGKANPAQVQELIKAKLA, from the coding sequence ATGACTTGGGAAACAGTAATCGGCTTGGAAATCCACGTCCAATTAAACACCCAATCCAAAATCTTCAGCGGCGCATCAACCGCATTCGGTGCGGAACCCAATGCGCACGCCAGCGTGGTGGAATGCGCGCTGCCGGGCGTGCTGCCGGTAATGAACCGAGAAGTCGTTGAAAAAGCTATCAAATTGGGCTTGGCGTTGGATGCGAAAATCAACCAGAAAAACGTGTTCGACCGCAAAAACTACTTTTACCCCGACTTGCCCAAAGGCTATCAAATCAGCCAATTGGATTTGCCGATTGTCGAACACGGCAAATTGGAAATCGTGGTTGGCGACGATGTGAAAACCATCAACGTCACCCGCGCGCACATGGAAGAAGACGCGGGCAAATCCGTGCATGAGGGCTTGAACGGTGCAACCGGTATCGACCTGAACCGTGCCGGCACGCCGCTGTTGGAAGTGGTCTCCGAACCCGAAATGCGCTCCGCCGCCGAAGCCGTTGCCTACGCCAAAGCCTTACACAGCTTGGTAACCTGGCTGGACATCTGCGACGGCAATATGGCGGAAGGCTCGTTCCGCATCGATGCCAACGTATCTGTGCGCCCGAAAGGCCAAGCGGAATTCGGCACGCGCCGCGAGATTAAAAACCTCAATTCCTTCCGCTTCTTGGAGCAGGCGATTAATTACGAAGTGGAAGCGCAAATCGAGATTTTGGAAGACGGCGGCAAAGTACAGCAGGCAACTATGCTGTTCGACCCGGAAAAAGGCGAAACCCGCGTGATGCGTTTGAAAGAAGACGCGCACGACTACCGCTACTTCCCCGACCCCGATTTGCTGCCCGTCATCATTTCAGACGACCGGTTGCAAAAAGCCAAAGCAGAAATGCCCGAGCTGCCAAAAGAAATGGCGGCGCGTTTCGTGGCGGACTACGGCGTATCCGACTACGACGCGCGCCTGCTTACCGCCAGCCGCGTGCAGGCTGCCTATTTTGAAGAAGCCGCCAAAGCCAGCGGACAAGGCAAGCTGACTGCCAACTGGATGAACGGCGAACTCGCTGCCACGCTGAACAAAGAAGGTATGGAACTCGCCGACAGCCCGATTACCACCCCACGCCTCGCCGCGTTGGTAGGCAAAATCGCCGATGGCACATTAAGCAGCAAGTTAGCGAAAAAAGCCTTCGAAGCCATGTGGGCGGAACCCGAAGCCACTATCGCCGAAATCATCGAAAAACACGGCTTGCAGCAGATGACCGATACCGGCGCGATTGAAGCCATGGTGGACGAAGTGCTGGCAAACAACGCCAAAGCCGTGGAACAATTTAAATCCGGTAACGAAAAAGCCCTGAATGCGATTGTGGGACAAGTGATGAAGGCCAGCAAAGGCAAAGCGAATCCCGCACAGGTTCAAGAACTAATTAAAGCCAAACTGGCTTAA
- a CDS encoding 2Fe-2S iron-sulfur cluster-binding protein, with the protein MTHTITLPDQTTFTANDGETVLAAAARQNLNLPHSCKSGVCGQCKAELVSGDIQMGEHSEQALSKAEKAQGKILMCCTTAQSDISINIPGYNANALPVRTLPARIESMVFKHDVALLKLALPKAPPFAFYAGQYIDLLLPGNVSRSYSIANSPDQEGILELHIRRRENGVCSEMIFGSEPKVKEKGIVRVKGPLGSFTLQEDSDKPIILLATGTGYAPIRSILLDLICQDSSRAVHLYWGARHQDDLYALEEAQELTGRLKNARFTPVLSKADEGWQGEKGYVQTAATKDYPDLSGYEVYACGSVAMIESAKSVLAAQCSLPETAFYSDAFSPAQ; encoded by the coding sequence ATGACCCATACCATTACTCTACCCGACCAAACCACCTTTACCGCCAACGATGGCGAAACCGTTTTAGCTGCTGCAGCCCGTCAAAACCTCAATCTGCCCCATTCCTGCAAAAGCGGTGTCTGCGGGCAATGCAAAGCCGAACTGGTCAGCGGCGATATTCAAATGGGCGAACACTCGGAACAGGCTTTATCCAAAGCAGAAAAAGCCCAAGGCAAGATTTTGATGTGCTGCACCACCGCGCAAAGCGACATCAGCATCAACATCCCCGGCTACAACGCAAACGCCCTCCCCGTCCGCACCCTGCCTGCCCGTATCGAAAGCATGGTTTTCAAACACGATGTCGCCCTCTTGAAACTTGCGCTACCCAAAGCCCCACCGTTTGCTTTCTACGCCGGGCAATACATTGATTTACTGCTGCCGGGCAACGTCAGCCGCAGCTATTCCATCGCCAACTCGCCCGACCAAGAGGGCATTTTGGAACTGCACATCCGCAGGCGCGAAAATGGCGTCTGCTCGGAAATGATTTTCGGCAGCGAACCCAAAGTCAAAGAAAAAGGCATCGTCCGCGTCAAAGGCCCGCTCGGTTCGTTTACCCTACAAGAAGACAGCGACAAACCGATCATTCTCTTGGCAACCGGCACAGGCTATGCCCCCATCCGCAGCATCCTGCTCGACCTTATCTGCCAAGACAGCAGCCGCGCCGTCCATCTCTACTGGGGCGCGCGTCATCAAGATGATTTGTACGCACTCGAAGAAGCGCAAGAGCTGACAGGTCGTCTGAAAAACGCCCGCTTTACCCCAGTTCTTTCAAAAGCCGATGAGGGCTGGCAAGGCGAAAAAGGATACGTCCAAACCGCAGCCACTAAAGATTATCCCGATTTAAGCGGTTACGAAGTCTATGCCTGCGGTTCTGTCGCCATGATCGAAAGCGCGAAATCTGTGTTGGCTGCACAATGCAGCCTGCCTGAAACAGCCTTCTATTCAGATGCTTTTTCTCCGGCGCAATAG
- the panC gene encoding pantoate--beta-alanine ligase, translating into MQIIHTIKELREWRKNAGSVAFVPTMGNLHEGHLALVREAKKRADNVVVSIFVNRLQFGQGEDFDKYPRTLQQDADKLANEGVAVVFAPGEKELYPNVEQRFNVEPPNLQNELCGKFRPGHFRGVATVVSKLFNIVQPDTACFGKKDYQQLAIIKGFVEDLNFNIDIVPVDTGRAPDGLALSSRNQYLSEAERAEAPRLYRELQRVAAELKNGNLDYVGLETETVRRLTEAGWVVDYIEIRHAESLAVARTGDKALVVLAAARLGTTRLIDNLEVSLA; encoded by the coding sequence ATGCAAATCATTCATACCATTAAAGAATTACGCGAATGGCGCAAAAATGCAGGCAGCGTTGCCTTTGTGCCGACTATGGGCAATCTGCACGAAGGCCATCTCGCCCTCGTTCGCGAAGCCAAAAAACGCGCCGACAACGTCGTCGTCAGCATATTCGTCAACCGCCTGCAATTCGGGCAGGGCGAGGATTTCGACAAATACCCGCGTACCTTGCAGCAAGACGCCGACAAACTCGCCAACGAAGGCGTAGCCGTCGTGTTTGCGCCCGGCGAAAAAGAGCTGTATCCCAATGTCGAGCAACGTTTCAACGTCGAGCCGCCCAACCTTCAAAACGAATTGTGCGGCAAATTCCGCCCCGGGCATTTCCGCGGTGTCGCTACTGTCGTCAGCAAACTGTTCAACATCGTCCAACCCGATACTGCCTGTTTCGGCAAAAAAGACTATCAGCAGTTGGCGATTATCAAAGGCTTTGTCGAAGACCTGAATTTCAATATCGACATCGTTCCCGTCGATACCGGCCGCGCTCCTGACGGGCTTGCGCTTTCCAGCCGCAACCAATACCTCAGTGAAGCCGAACGCGCCGAAGCCCCGCGTCTGTACCGCGAATTGCAACGCGTCGCCGCCGAACTTAAAAACGGCAATCTCGATTATGTCGGTCTGGAAACAGAAACCGTCCGCCGCCTGACCGAAGCCGGCTGGGTGGTTGATTACATCGAAATCCGCCATGCCGAAAGCCTCGCCGTCGCACGCACCGGCGACAAAGCCCTCGTCGTTCTCGCCGCCGCCCGCTTGGGAACGACGCGTCTGATTGACAACTTGGAAGTCAGCTTGGCTTGA
- the panB gene encoding 3-methyl-2-oxobutanoate hydroxymethyltransferase encodes MITVNTLQKMKAEGEKIAMLTAYESSFAALMDNAGVDVLLVGDSLGMTVQGRKSTLPVSLRDMCYHTENVARGTENAMIVSDLPFGAYQQSKEQAFAAAAELMAAGAHMVKLEGGVWMAETTEFLQMRGIPVCAHIGLTPQSVFAFGGYKVQGRGDKAEALLADAKAHDQAGAAIVLMECVPAELAKKVTETVSCPTIGIGAGVDCDGQVLVMHDMLGIFPGKTAKFVKNFMQGKDSIQAAVEAYVHEVKAKTFPAAEHSFA; translated from the coding sequence ATGATTACTGTGAACACACTGCAAAAGATGAAGGCAGAAGGCGAAAAAATCGCCATGCTGACCGCCTATGAATCCAGCTTTGCCGCGTTGATGGATAATGCCGGAGTCGATGTTTTGCTGGTGGGCGATTCCTTGGGCATGACCGTGCAGGGACGCAAATCCACGCTGCCCGTCAGCCTGCGCGATATGTGTTACCACACCGAAAACGTCGCGCGTGGTACGGAAAATGCGATGATTGTCAGCGACTTGCCTTTTGGTGCGTATCAACAGAGTAAAGAACAGGCGTTTGCCGCCGCTGCCGAACTGATGGCGGCGGGCGCGCATATGGTCAAACTCGAAGGCGGCGTTTGGATGGCGGAAACCACTGAATTCCTGCAAATGCGTGGCATTCCCGTCTGCGCCCATATCGGCTTGACCCCGCAGTCCGTGTTTGCGTTTGGCGGATATAAAGTGCAAGGGCGGGGCGATAAGGCGGAAGCCTTGTTGGCAGATGCGAAAGCGCACGACCAAGCGGGTGCCGCCATCGTATTGATGGAATGTGTACCGGCGGAATTGGCGAAAAAAGTAACCGAAACCGTCTCTTGCCCGACCATCGGCATCGGCGCAGGTGTGGATTGCGACGGACAAGTTTTGGTCATGCACGATATGCTCGGCATTTTTCCGGGCAAAACTGCCAAATTCGTCAAAAATTTCATGCAGGGCAAAGACAGCATCCAAGCCGCCGTTGAAGCCTATGTCCATGAAGTCAAAGCCAAAACCTTTCCCGCTGCGGAACATTCGTTTGCTTGA
- a CDS encoding polyamine aminopropyltransferase, whose protein sequence is MPRHPYRRLRPAKSDLPEVGISEEGNIRSLHLGSDTIQSSMNLDHPAELVLSYSRAMMGWLLFAEETPKHITQIGLGGGSFARWIDSYLPNTKQTAVDINPQVIAVARSLFELPFEGENFEIVEADGAEYIKVFRHNTDVILVDGFDGEQIIDALVEEPFFQDCRHALSPDGVFVTNWWSGDKRYQRFIERLLNVFEGRVLELPAESHGNMAVMAFQSSPKEQNLDKLKKRAEKLSEQYGLDFKRMLNDLKANNPNNGKHFYL, encoded by the coding sequence ATGCCACGACACCCCTACCGCCGCCTGCGCCCCGCCAAGTCCGACCTGCCCGAAGTCGGCATTTCCGAAGAAGGCAACATCCGCTCGTTGCATCTGGGCAGCGACACCATCCAAAGCTCGATGAACCTCGACCATCCCGCCGAACTGGTTTTATCGTACAGCCGCGCGATGATGGGCTGGCTTCTGTTTGCGGAAGAAACGCCGAAACACATCACCCAAATCGGCTTGGGCGGCGGCTCGTTCGCACGCTGGATAGACAGCTACCTACCCAACACCAAGCAAACCGCCGTGGACATCAACCCGCAGGTCATCGCCGTCGCCCGCAGCCTGTTCGAGCTGCCGTTTGAAGGGGAAAACTTCGAAATCGTCGAAGCGGACGGCGCGGAATACATCAAAGTGTTCCGCCACAATACCGACGTGATTTTGGTGGACGGTTTCGACGGCGAACAAATCATCGACGCGCTGGTGGAAGAACCCTTCTTCCAAGACTGCCGCCACGCCCTCTCGCCCGACGGCGTGTTCGTCACCAACTGGTGGAGCGGCGACAAACGCTACCAACGATTCATCGAACGCCTGCTCAACGTCTTCGAAGGCCGCGTGTTGGAACTGCCCGCCGAAAGCCACGGCAATATGGCGGTGATGGCGTTCCAAAGCAGTCCGAAAGAGCAAAACCTCGACAAGCTGAAAAAGCGCGCGGAAAAGTTAAGCGAACAATACGGCTTGGATTTCAAACGGATGTTGAACGATTTGAAAGCAAACAACCCCAACAACGGCAAACATTTTTATCTGTGA
- the hemA gene encoding glutamyl-tRNA reductase, producing MQLTAVGLNHQTAPLSIREKLAFAAEHLPDAVRALAHSPAADEAVILSTCNRTELYCVGNTERIIEWLAEYHNLPIEEIRPYLYTLDNNETIRHAFRVACGLDSMVLGEPQILGQIKDAVRIAQEQESINSHLNALFQKTFSVAKEIRTDTAVGENSVSMASASVKMAEQIFPDIADLNVLFIGAGEMIELVATYFAAKNPKLITVANRTLPRAQELCDKLGITAEPRLLTDLPEILHEYDVVVSSTASQLPLVGKGMVERALKQRHNMPVFLLDLAVPRDIEAEVGELGDAYLYTVDDMMNIVQSGKESRQKAAAAAEAMVEEKVGEFIQQQKSRQSVPLIRALRDEGERARRQVLENAMKQLAKGTSPEEVLERLSIQLTNKLLHSPTRTLNKAGSTDSDLVEAVAQIYHLDKND from the coding sequence ATGCAACTCACCGCCGTCGGACTCAACCATCAAACTGCACCCCTGAGCATACGCGAAAAATTAGCATTCGCCGCCGAGCATCTCCCCGATGCCGTTCGTGCTTTGGCACACAGTCCGGCTGCTGACGAAGCCGTCATTCTGTCTACCTGCAACCGTACTGAGCTCTATTGCGTCGGCAATACAGAGCGGATTATTGAATGGCTCGCCGAATATCATAATCTCCCTATCGAAGAAATCCGTCCCTACCTATACACTTTAGACAACAACGAAACCATCCGACACGCTTTCCGCGTGGCCTGCGGGCTGGATTCCATGGTATTGGGGGAACCGCAAATCCTCGGACAAATCAAAGATGCCGTCCGTATCGCCCAAGAGCAGGAAAGCATCAATTCACACCTCAATGCGCTGTTCCAAAAAACCTTCTCAGTAGCCAAAGAAATCCGTACCGATACCGCCGTCGGTGAAAATTCCGTATCTATGGCATCCGCCTCAGTCAAAATGGCGGAACAAATTTTCCCCGATATTGCCGATTTGAATGTCTTATTTATCGGCGCAGGCGAGATGATTGAATTGGTGGCCACCTACTTTGCCGCGAAAAACCCCAAACTGATTACCGTCGCCAACCGTACCCTACCCCGTGCGCAAGAATTGTGCGACAAACTCGGCATTACTGCCGAACCTCGCCTGCTGACCGACCTGCCTGAAATTTTGCACGAATACGATGTCGTCGTTTCTTCAACCGCCAGCCAGCTGCCATTGGTCGGCAAAGGCATGGTTGAACGCGCTCTGAAACAACGCCATAACATGCCTGTTTTCCTATTGGATTTGGCCGTCCCCAGAGACATCGAAGCAGAAGTGGGCGAACTTGGAGATGCCTATCTTTATACCGTCGACGATATGATGAACATCGTCCAAAGCGGTAAAGAATCACGGCAAAAAGCCGCCGCGGCCGCCGAAGCCATGGTTGAAGAAAAAGTCGGCGAATTTATCCAACAACAAAAAAGCCGCCAAAGCGTTCCGCTTATCCGCGCACTTCGCGATGAGGGCGAACGCGCCCGCAGACAAGTGCTCGAAAATGCAATGAAGCAACTGGCGAAAGGTACGTCCCCCGAAGAAGTCCTCGAACGCCTCTCTATACAACTGACCAACAAACTGCTCCATTCCCCTACCCGCACCCTCAATAAAGCAGGCTCAACCGACAGTGATCTTGTAGAAGCCGTTGCCCAAATTTATCATTTAGACAAAAATGATTGA
- the metW gene encoding methionine biosynthesis protein MetW: MNLRDDLQLIYDWIPEGSRVLDLGCGDGELLAALVEHKKCSGYGIEIDTDSVISAMSRGVNVIQADLEQGLAEFGDQTFDVIVLSQTIQAMQNTEKILRCLMRVAKQAIVSFPNFGYWRNRFQIAIGGHMPVSERMPYHWYDTPNIHWCTLKDFDLLCAKNKIRVLERAVMTGNKQVKHFPNLLGSLAFYRVG, encoded by the coding sequence ATGAACTTGCGCGACGATTTGCAGTTGATTTACGACTGGATTCCAGAAGGCAGCCGCGTCTTGGACTTGGGCTGCGGCGACGGCGAATTGCTGGCGGCTTTGGTGGAGCACAAAAAATGCAGCGGCTACGGCATCGAAATCGACACCGACAGCGTCATCTCCGCCATGTCGCGCGGCGTGAACGTCATCCAAGCCGATTTGGAGCAGGGTTTGGCGGAATTTGGCGACCAGACGTTTGACGTTATCGTCTTGAGCCAAACCATCCAAGCCATGCAAAACACCGAAAAAATCCTGCGCTGCCTCATGCGCGTGGCGAAACAGGCGATTGTCAGCTTCCCGAATTTCGGTTACTGGCGCAACCGCTTCCAAATCGCCATCGGCGGCCATATGCCGGTTTCCGAACGCATGCCCTACCATTGGTACGATACGCCGAACATCCATTGGTGTACGCTCAAAGACTTTGATTTATTGTGCGCCAAAAACAAAATCCGCGTCCTCGAGCGCGCGGTCATGACGGGTAACAAACAGGTCAAACATTTCCCCAACCTGTTGGGCAGCTTGGCGTTTTACCGCGTCGGGTAA
- the metX gene encoding homoserine O-succinyltransferase MetX — translation MSQSASVGIVTPQKIPFEMPLVLENGKTLPRFDLMIETYGELNAEKNNAVLICHALSGNHHVAGRHSAEDKYAGWWDNMVGPGKPIDTERFFVVGLNNLGGCDGSSGPLSINPETGREYGADFPVVTVKDWVKSQAALADYLGIEQWAAVVGGSLGGMQALQWTISYPERVRHALVIASAPKLSTQNIAFNDVARQAILTDPDFNEGHYRSHNTVPARGLRIARMMGHITYLAEDGLGKKFGRDLRSNGYQYGYGVEFEVESYLRYQGDKFVGRFDANTYLLMTKALDYFDPAADFGDSLTRALQNVKAKFFVASFSTDWRFSPARSKELVKALIAAHKPVQYIEVKSNHGHDAFLMEDEAYMRAVAVYMNNVDKDCRS, via the coding sequence ATGAGTCAAAGTGCCTCGGTGGGCATTGTAACGCCCCAAAAAATTCCGTTTGAGATGCCGCTGGTTTTGGAAAACGGTAAAACTTTGCCGCGTTTCGATCTGATGATTGAAACCTACGGCGAGCTGAATGCCGAAAAAAACAATGCGGTTTTAATCTGCCATGCGCTGTCGGGCAACCATCATGTTGCGGGCAGACATTCGGCGGAGGATAAATATGCGGGCTGGTGGGACAATATGGTCGGCCCCGGCAAACCGATTGATACGGAACGTTTTTTCGTGGTCGGTTTGAACAATCTGGGCGGCTGCGACGGCAGCAGCGGGCCTTTGTCGATCAATCCTGAAACGGGCAGGGAATACGGTGCGGATTTTCCGGTGGTTACGGTGAAGGACTGGGTAAAATCCCAAGCCGCGCTTGCCGATTATCTCGGTATCGAACAATGGGCGGCGGTTGTCGGCGGCAGCTTGGGCGGCATGCAGGCTTTGCAGTGGACGATTTCCTATCCCGAGCGCGTGCGCCATGCCTTGGTGATTGCGTCTGCGCCCAAACTCTCGACGCAAAATATCGCGTTCAACGATGTGGCGCGTCAGGCGATTTTGACCGACCCCGATTTCAACGAAGGACATTACCGCAGCCACAATACCGTTCCCGCACGGGGCTTGCGGATTGCCCGCATGATGGGGCACATTACGTATCTTGCCGAAGACGGTTTGGGCAAAAAATTCGGACGCGATTTGCGTTCAAACGGCTATCAATACGGCTACGGCGTTGAATTTGAGGTGGAATCCTATCTGCGCTATCAGGGCGACAAATTCGTCGGGCGGTTCGACGCCAACACTTACCTGCTTATGACCAAGGCTTTGGACTATTTTGATCCGGCGGCAGATTTCGGCGACAGCCTGACCCGCGCCCTGCAAAATGTGAAAGCGAAATTTTTTGTCGCCAGCTTCAGTACCGACTGGCGTTTCTCGCCTGCGCGTTCCAAAGAGCTGGTCAAAGCGCTGATTGCCGCGCACAAGCCGGTGCAGTATATCGAAGTCAAATCCAACCACGGCCATGACGCCTTTTTGATGGAAGACGAGGCCTATATGCGCGCCGTAGCGGTTTATATGAACAATGTTGACAAGGATTGCCGATCATGA
- a CDS encoding protein MIGRI, with product MIGRLFRIFFFFALAALIINRLFSRKQKRALRDVAKISAWVLLGAAAATLFWYLVMLYFKHIPDSY from the coding sequence ATGATAGGCAGACTTTTCCGTATTTTTTTCTTTTTCGCACTTGCCGCGCTAATCATCAACCGCCTCTTCAGCCGCAAGCAAAAACGCGCCCTGCGCGATGTCGCCAAAATCAGCGCATGGGTGCTGCTCGGTGCAGCCGCAGCGACGCTGTTTTGGTATCTGGTCATGCTGTATTTCAAACACATTCCGGATTCTTATTGA